The Nilaparvata lugens isolate BPH unplaced genomic scaffold, ASM1435652v1 scaffold5852, whole genome shotgun sequence nucleotide sequence cttttttgcaaccggcactaagtacctgattgaatgattacaaaagttctacagctgagtcataattttgacacagtccaccacacatgaactcgctcattcacttccatcaccaacagacgacgaaataattattatcacctgtttttccaaggatgaataataattatccttttaaatccttcagcgagttttcccagggatgagacctagtgcaatcgaatctttatattataaacctactatgttctgaatttcgtgagaatcgttagagccgttttcgagatccggtgaaatacaaacatctaaacatataaacagaagttgctagtttaatagtataggattagaTTCTCACATTACCGTACTTCTACGATTAGAATTTGGGAGAATAAGTTTATTCTCCCAAATTCTAATCGTAGAAGTACGGTAATGTGAGAAtctaatcctatactattaaacgagcaacttctgtttatatgtttagatgtttgtatttcaccggatctcgaaaacggctctaacgattctcacgaaattcagaacatagtaggtttataatataaagattcgattgcactaggtctcatccctgggaaaactcgctgaaggatattaaaaggataattattattcatccttggaaaaacagctgataataattatttcgtcgtctgttggtgatggaagtgaatgagcgagttcatgtgtggtggactgtgtcaaaattatgactcagctgtagaacttttgtaatcattcaatcaggtacttagtgccggttgcaaaaaagacgggttatttttaatcctgattaattccaatagatccatctttttgaaatggtctcttctgatttggttcacgtgaagttaatcaggattaaaatttaaccggcttttgtgcgactgggcctttgtgaggaaaatttttgcatttctctgggaattaatctcaattactgtgattagatagaacatttctgtatgaatgttatgatGATTTCTTCtatcgtaataaattgtttatgcttttgtactccagagcgaagctcggtccccgatatttaacataaataaataaatgttttattgtagtaGCAAGTGAGAACATCAAAATGCATTACAATAACGTCAAATGGTAACAACAAAAGTAAGATCTTGTATcctgttataattatttttaggtACAGCACATGAGTATTCCGATTTCAAGTCCGCTTGGTTTCTAATTTATCGGTGAGAATgcgattttactttccttgccctattaccataggtaaggaaagtattgctttcggaaaaaaattgaaataccccaatttccaaatttctatacgtttcaaggtcccctgagtccaaaaaagtgggtatTGGcctttatgtgtgtgtgtatgtgcgtctgtgtacacgatatctcctctcccaattaacggaatgacttgaaatttggaacttaaggtccttacactatgaggttccgacacgaacaatttcgatcaaatgcaattcaagatggcggctaaaatggcgaaaatcttgtcaaaaacagggtttttcgctattttctcgaaaacggctccaacgaatttgatctaattcatttatttatttatttattagatagagcgaacaatacaatagtcggaaaagaaaaaacaggctattgcccaaaactttttcaatttcctgattttgtcacaagtcgtccaaatattatgaaggttatgttcacttcaatttcaacaccaaatcttcaatctgaaactatgaatcagaataaaacaaagaatttcaaatttagatagattgataatgaaacttccgttaaaacaaaaaccaaacttcaaatattcacaaaatagagtataaaatcactaaaattttgagctcaaaaatatcactttcaccatagctACAACAGCTGTTTTGTAGCTAAAATAGTAATTtgaaagctctatcaactgccacaagtcccatatctgtaaaaatttcaggagctccgccccatctatgcaaagtttgattttagattcccaattatcagccttcagataaaattcaacaaaaaatttcaagtcgaaaagatcaagcatgaaaatctctacaattaatgttcagtataattttcaactaaaattgaaaataagctcaaaattcgagaaaatgttattattaaattgcaaactgttggcaactattgattctattgaatcattcactatgaagagatagcagacctcgtgtgtctccagcgttattgtcctgtcaccagctggctcagatctgaATAGTaaatttgagatgcgcgggaacactagcgtagGTGATcagttttcataacggcaaggaaagttgtgtgagtgcgccacaacaGATTTTTTCTTTAGTCAAATACACTTCTTATCCAATTCTCCTACAAAGTTTTGGCCGAATGTTGGATAGTAGCTTATTTCGTTAGTGCACCAGAGAATAGACAAAATAGTCATGTGAGTTATGACTATTCATTAGTCTCACTAGAAATGAGTTGTCGCTAATTTGTGATATCACTTTGTCATCAAATAAATgacatttgagaaaatgtgattattcaattgcaaactgttgattttattaaatcattcactatgaagagatagcagatctcgtgtgtattcagcgttattgtcctgtcaccagctggcacagatctttgaatagtagatttcagatgcgcgtgaacactagcgtcaggtgatcaatttaacagcaaggaaagttgtgtgagtgcgctacaccagatttttttattttgttaaggtttgtgtggcagagaggaccaggagtcctaactccgccctaataaaggcaaataatcaatcaatctctctctatctcatcTGCCTTTGTAGTACTCATGGTGTGGCAATCCCCTTATAAAGttgatgataatttttattatttttgaaccaAGGTCTTGGGTGTTGTAAAAATGAAAGTAGTTCTGTTATAATTATCTAGAAATCAgtatttatttctataaatattcTGAAATGTATATTTTATGAACGAAGCATATAGACTATGGCCCGAGTTGTAGTACACTTCTCAAATCAGTGAAACTATTAAACCTTTAGATTTATATTAATGGTCCATTAGATTTAagaagtgtcctagaaaccgggcCTATATTTGTTATAAGTTATAACATTGGCAAGCAATGGTAACAAGGGAGGTATAAAGATGGTTCAGTCACAAAAAagcttgaattgaaaaaaacgCAGTTATATTGTAGTCAAATCCGCATTTATTAAATTACAGTTACTATAAACTGTGTTATAATAACTGTATCTCTGACAAGCAATGGTAAAAAGGAAAATATACATGGTTCAGTCCAAGAAAAAGCTTGAACTGAAAAAACACTATTTATTTCTAGTAAATTCCACATTTATTGACAgaactgcagtttcgtgttgaaaccaatACATTTTCAGCTGTAGTTCATCTTTATCTTTAAGATCAGCAGAAGTTTCACAATGTCAATGCATAATTAAcaaattctattaaaaaaattacagttgtgttgtgtttatttttccataattgaaaacacaaatagaaAAGTGGTTGACTATTTATATATGagttttcatttattaaaaagCTTGAAATTGCAGCGGCTTAAAAACAGGCAAACTTTTTTTCGTGGCTCAACCATCTTTACAAAGAGAACAATTCGGAATTTCGATTGAaatcttcatcattatttttaatgCAGCGGCTTAGTCAGCCGAGCTTTTTCTCGTGGCTCAACAATCAGGGATCAATTaggaatttcaattgaaatcttcattattatattgatataaaaatgTAGATTAACAACAGCAATCCATCATCCAGTCATATTGCGAGCAGAGTGGCTGAGGAGTCGGTGGGCAGGTCAGGAATGGAGGACATCTCACTGGAACACTGTCTGTAAcattcataacaatataatctataatataataaaaggaataactggctcatacacttgaGCCTACGTAcaagataggaaattcacgtaaGACGCATCATCATggctgaactactgaactgattaacttgaaattttgcatatagattatttatttaccGAGGCTAGttacaggcctattttaaatCCTTCAAGATTCCGACAAgtatttcaagttttaatttgtcaagttttttatcagacccttgtggagcacgggttacctgctagtattgaatgaaaacgacttgatacTGTCAAaaccaaaaattaaaacaataatttgagaTACTATTTTCGGTTGTTAggccattatcaatctctagtaaactgagcCACAgaatgggcacgttaaactgtcggtcgcggctgaagtatgacagtcgtaaggcccattgacggcttaaattatatattcaggcggtgggaccttcccgcaagggactccccaccaacaaaagccatacgaatttacttttactgaGCCACAGAATATGTACCGTTTAATAGTAAGCGtgaagctctacgattggccattcGCTGTTCACCAATGAGGGTTGAGCTCTGTTGTCATTGGCCAAGGCAAGACACGCCCAAGTACTGTATTGCAAATATCAAAACCGATGAAGAGAAACATAGTAAATAACAATACCAAAAATGGATAATATGAGAAACTATAACATAGAAGGCGTTGGAAATAATTAACATCGACAAAATTGTTAGAACTATCAtttcattaacattttttattaacaaatgaatgaataaataaatttccattGTCTATAACGTGGATGTacgaaaatatattaaaaatatattttttttatttctatccaGTAGAGTAATTTTTAGTAATAATTACTAAAGTGTTTCTTCTTCTGTTATGTAACCGGTACTATAGGATGGAACTCACCAGAGACCCTGGCACAACCGCAGCAAAATCCTAGAATGACGGTGTCGTCAACCCTGCAGTGGTGAATGGGGCAATTGTCCGGGTGGCCACAATGGTTTCCCACGGCTGCTGGCTGGTAGAACAGTTTACTGGCCACCGGGTAAAAGTAGCTTGCCAGTCCTGTACCAACATCatttcatattgaaaattatcagaTTAATTGCTGGTTGCACAGACTGGGCTCAAACTCAATCTAATCAGCTGCTGGCTAAAACTCAAAATGAACAACATCTGAACGAgccttgatatggatttaatacAGTTGAACTTAacattaaactagtagttctgtgaacagtagacctcacgcagtattctcatccacaagtatctggtgtcacctgtaaCAGGTGAACAGTTCactggcttctccagacatcttcATGCATGCAATGcaaagcttcgctcgttatttttatttattgataaacagaacacaattctctaagaTGATCgtatttatatttcacagctggctatatgtcatcttatgaatttcggggatgcgatattttgattttttacatactcactcgctcactcacttttttacgacccacagctgtttcagacaaggatgaattatccttttaatgtcgttcagcgagttttcccaaggatgagacctagtgcaatcgaatttttatatcataaacctactatgctccaaatttcgtgaaagtcgttagagccgttttcgggatccgttgaacataaataaccagatataaatataaatacaaatatacagaaattgctcgcttgatataataggatatcggagtatggaggaaattccttttcatCTTCAGAGTaggtgatatatatatatatatatatatatatatatatatatatatatatatatatatatatatatatatataaagcgaTATCGTATATAGTATGGAGGAAATTTCTTTTCcttcataatttcaaaaaaccttgacgcgcagttaaaaaagaaatattcctgccaaatctcatcgattCTGTctacgcgtttggccgtaaattcGTTACCGTAACAGACGAaggaaaatccgagttaaaacatagacctcactgcgcTCGGTCAACTAAACTGCGCAAACTAAgaattgaagtcaattataGAATTTTAAAAACCCGTGTTTTTTCAATGATGGAGAAGTTCCACTAGAGAAGTTGAAGAATATCAATgcatattcaacatttttttttaaatgaaagaatatttagtatgaataaaataaatttaaacttGGACAAAAGACTCGTTgccaaattgttgaaaaattatatgagcttgcaagaaaatattgaaattcatcACTTTATTTGAATCCAGTTTTAGACTattaattgaaacaaaatatgtaaaatacaGTATATTTACTCATGACTAATTAAATTTCAACTAAAAAGCCTCAAGTAACTATTAGATTATTAGACGGATactataaagctgcgtttacaccaaagttactagtagttctgtgaacagtagacctcacgcagtattctcatccacaagtacctgattgaaactatagaccttatggaaatacagcaatagactggcttctccacacatctgtgtaatcacttgtcagctgatttctgatgaataattctatagtctgatttttactctaatattagcgtatgaaggaggctcctttttccttttatattatcattgaaatgcaaaattcccaaaagcctagtatatacgtcgacgcgcaattaaaaaaggaacatacctgtcaaatttcatgaaaatctattaccgcgtttcgccgtaaatgcgcaacatataaataaacatttaaacattaagagaaatgccaaaccgtcgacttgaaacttagacctcacttctctAGATCAATAAATTTAAACTAGGACAAAAGATCCGTTGCTAAATTGTGCGAAAATTATATGGGCTtgcaagaaaatattgaaattcatcACTTTATTTGAATCCAGTTTTattaattgaaacaaaatatgtaaaatacaGTACGACTaattaaatttcaactcaaAAGACTGAAGTAACTATTAGATTATTAGAAAGATACTATATAGTTGCGTTtgcaccaaagttattaacaaaatgtttatttttccgtccttatatagattctattagattgaacataacttatcatacacatgatgtgcatatgtgtttgtcaagctccttttaatctaatagaatctataaagacggaaaaataaacattttgttaataactttggtgtaaacgcagcttatagattctattagattgaacggaacttgacaaacacatatgttcatcatgtgtatgataaagttatgttcaatctaatagaatctataaggattaagttattaacattttgttaataactctggtgtaaacgcagctttatactAGATTACTAGGTAACTATTAGAcagataaattaatttgatcaataattaaCCTGTAACGCCTTTCGATAAGAATCGTTGTTCTCTATCCTGTTGTGCTATAACTGATGAAAATGTGATTAGGATGAGTGCTAATCCAAGTGAACTTCTGACAGAAATCATGCTTCAACAAATATTCCAGCAACTGGTGCCAGTTCTCAATAAAAGTTTCTACTATAACCAAACCTGAAATCAATTCCCGTCCATTAGGAGAAAAATTCAAATCTTTTGATACATTTATCTAGAACTCATTAGTGAGGTTGAGTTGAGTCAATTCATCACTGTCATAGAAGAGTCGAGCTTTATTCTACTCTAGATATGAAgtttttgattcaatgtttTGTAAATTAGTAAATCTAGTTGTATGTTGGGAAGACCAACAAGAAAAAAGGATTCGAACTACCGGAAAGGGATTTGATAGAACAACTCATTATTGCTAATCTAATCACTAGCGTTGAGGTTCTCATCACTTATCTAATCTAGAGTGGACCGTTTTgccaattattacaaaataatttaaattatttttgaccgagcaaagtgaggtctaaaggtgcgtacagatatacgcgctgtgaacatgagcgattcacttttaatcagctgattatatctgtatttttacagaaacggtaagatacagatataaaaatcttggcatcagctgattaaaagtgaattgctcatgttcgcggcacgtatatctgtacgcaccttaagattcaagtcgacggtttggcatttctcgtaatgtttaaatgtttgaatgtttatatgttgctcatttacggtgaaacgcggtaatagattttcatgaaatttgacaggtatgttcctttttaaattgcgcgtcgacgaatatacaaggtttttggaaatttgcatttcaaggataatataaaggaaaaaggagcctccttcatacgccaatattagagtagaaatcagactatagaattattcatcataaatcagctgacaagtgattaaacagatgtgtggagaagccacatacaatacaatacagattgctgtatttccataaggtctatagtttcaatcagctacttgtggatgagaatactgcgtgaggtctactgttcacagaaatactagttttatatattttctgtatagggctacttttatagaaatagagagaaaaataaaaatcttggaaccctttttggaaatatttattcacaacatgtttcggacattgatgccattttcaagtttgacttgaaaatggcattttTCTCTCTATACTAGTTTTAATTGAAAGAGGAGAAATTTTGAACTAAACCTATTGCTATCTCCCAATCATTGAATGAGTTGTATCTGCTTAAATATATGAATTAATGTTTTGGTAAAATTGATGCTTCTAAGATCTCCCTCAGTATGGATTGTTAATTTTTAACAAGTCGGCTACTTGAATAATAGGTACTTCTTTTTTAAATCAGTCGATCATTTTTTGAATTATGTATTCTATCAATATTATACAGGTTTTTACCGTAATTAACAGTTGCAGCCTGTCA carries:
- the LOC120356121 gene encoding uncharacterized protein LOC120356121, with translation MISVRSSLGLALILITFSSVIAQQDREQRFLSKGVTGLASYFYPVASKLFYQPAAVGNHCGHPDNCPIHHCRVDDTVILGFCCGCARVSDSVPVRCPPFLTCPPTPQPLCSQYDWMMDCCC